A part of Myxococcus landrumus genomic DNA contains:
- the bufB gene encoding MNIO family bufferin maturase: MAVVVTYARRHGLKSLGVGIGLRRSFYEELPRTERALDWVEIIPENFLSLGGRSHRALEACRERWPVLPHGVGLDIGGPDALDLDYVTGLAALVKHVEAPFFSDHLCYSRLDGVYLHDLLPLPFSEAVVEHVVPRVREVMARVGRPFLLENPSYYANMPGGTLSEADFLRHVVEEADCGLLLDVNNVYVNARNHGYDARAFVDALPLERVVQIHLAGHTTYPDVIIDTHGDRVCDDVWSLYRYVLERTGPVSTLIEWDQDIPSMAAVLDEADLARKVLREGEGR, from the coding sequence ATGGCCGTGGTGGTGACGTACGCGCGAAGACACGGACTGAAGTCGCTGGGCGTGGGCATTGGCTTGCGCAGGAGCTTCTACGAAGAGCTGCCCCGGACCGAGCGCGCGCTCGACTGGGTGGAGATCATCCCGGAGAACTTCCTCTCGCTGGGAGGCCGCTCTCACCGCGCCCTGGAGGCGTGCCGCGAGCGCTGGCCCGTGTTGCCGCACGGCGTGGGGTTGGACATCGGTGGGCCGGACGCGCTCGACCTGGACTACGTCACGGGGCTGGCCGCGCTGGTGAAGCACGTGGAGGCGCCGTTCTTCTCGGACCACCTCTGCTACTCACGGCTGGATGGCGTGTATCTGCATGACCTGTTGCCGCTGCCCTTCAGCGAGGCGGTGGTGGAGCACGTCGTGCCTCGCGTGCGTGAGGTGATGGCCCGCGTGGGGCGCCCCTTCCTGCTGGAGAACCCGAGCTACTACGCGAACATGCCCGGGGGCACGTTGTCCGAAGCGGACTTCCTGCGGCACGTGGTGGAAGAGGCCGACTGCGGCCTGCTGCTCGACGTGAACAACGTCTACGTCAACGCGCGCAACCATGGCTACGACGCGCGCGCCTTCGTGGATGCGCTGCCGCTGGAGCGCGTGGTGCAGATTCACCTCGCGGGCCACACGACATATCCGGACGTCATCATCGACACGCACGGCGACCGCGTCTGCGACGACGTGTGGTCGCTGTATCGCTACGTGCTGGAGCGCACCGGGCCGGTGTCCACGCTCATCGAGTGGGACCAGGACATTCCGTCGATGGCGGCGGTGCTGGACGAAGCGGACCTGGCTCGAAAGGTGCTGCGCGAAGGGGAGGGGCGATGA
- a CDS encoding HvfC/BufC N-terminal domain-containing protein, whose protein sequence is MKPVLKHFFDSMGAYLANPGHTSLERLYAEHPGWAAPSSRVSLYGDFVRGHVRGTLEKLFPLVRGAVGPESWRLLMEDYTRTRPARHHEVNHLGEGFASFIADTPPSRGLAPFIPALARFEWTDFAVFASKVESPERVASLTPNPTLVVLEHSFRLCAYVRARGAGAPPESGEELALVWRHPESLASYYLEATPHALLVLKMAVEGLSAAEVSVATGMPEADILDAVARLSRDGLVLAPQG, encoded by the coding sequence ATGAAGCCCGTGCTCAAGCACTTCTTCGACAGCATGGGCGCATACCTCGCGAACCCCGGGCACACGTCGCTGGAGCGGCTGTACGCGGAGCACCCTGGATGGGCGGCGCCGTCGTCCCGCGTGTCGCTCTACGGCGACTTCGTGCGAGGGCATGTGCGAGGCACGCTCGAGAAGCTCTTCCCGTTGGTGCGTGGCGCGGTGGGGCCCGAGTCGTGGCGGTTGTTGATGGAGGACTACACGCGCACTCGGCCCGCGCGGCACCATGAGGTGAATCACCTGGGCGAGGGCTTTGCCTCGTTCATCGCGGACACCCCGCCGTCGCGCGGCCTCGCGCCGTTCATTCCCGCGCTGGCGCGCTTCGAGTGGACGGACTTCGCGGTGTTCGCCTCGAAGGTGGAGTCACCGGAGCGGGTGGCGTCGCTGACGCCGAATCCGACGTTGGTGGTGCTGGAGCACTCCTTCCGCCTCTGCGCCTATGTGCGAGCCCGAGGCGCGGGCGCGCCGCCCGAGTCGGGTGAGGAGCTGGCGCTGGTGTGGCGGCACCCGGAGAGCCTGGCCTCGTACTACCTGGAGGCCACGCCCCACGCGCTGCTCGTGCTGAAGATGGCGGTGGAGGGGCTGTCGGCGGCGGAAGTCTCAGTGGCCACGGGAATGCCCGAGGCGGACATCCTGGACGCCGTGGCGCGGCTGTCTCGGGACGGCCTGGTGTTGGCGCCCCAAGGCTGA
- a CDS encoding carboxypeptidase-like regulatory domain-containing protein, with protein sequence MLGAALILCTGACGNLENAPLRVGTIQGQLTEFDPAVAMVALVGDPEVRTTVDATGRFKLEDVPTGAAELFIVATSEKAARVAVKVSGGKAVDVPRVEARNAGFFEMRVKATHGERVAGVQVFVRDTPFDRLILDGAGRLRVGPLPDGCYALTLTGAGFPLVTTEACVGAGEKKELKLELVPNSGIVNRCGLTGCADGLVCAPGGRCVECVQDGQCGEGMMCKGFRCGAAGPSCGACGNDGSCDKGSTCQPFSNGSSVCVKECTEAVNEDEQDFAANRCEAGFTCQKGRCLPDPSRFVGCDALERLGDECADDARCQKLGLAKGICVEGHCTVPCTEDLECPDVSHCQDTRFGRVCSVLTR encoded by the coding sequence ATGTTGGGTGCCGCCCTCATCCTGTGCACAGGGGCGTGTGGCAACCTGGAGAACGCCCCCTTGCGCGTGGGCACCATCCAGGGACAGCTCACGGAGTTCGACCCGGCGGTGGCCATGGTCGCCCTGGTGGGAGACCCCGAGGTGCGCACCACGGTGGATGCCACGGGCCGCTTCAAGCTGGAGGACGTCCCCACCGGCGCCGCGGAGCTCTTCATCGTCGCCACCTCGGAGAAGGCCGCGCGCGTGGCGGTGAAGGTCTCCGGTGGCAAGGCGGTGGACGTGCCTCGCGTGGAGGCTCGCAACGCGGGCTTCTTCGAGATGCGCGTGAAAGCGACTCACGGTGAGCGCGTCGCGGGCGTGCAGGTGTTCGTGCGCGACACGCCCTTCGACCGGCTCATCCTGGATGGCGCGGGCCGCCTGCGCGTGGGGCCGCTGCCGGACGGCTGCTATGCGCTGACGCTCACTGGCGCGGGCTTCCCCCTCGTGACGACCGAGGCGTGTGTCGGGGCCGGCGAGAAGAAGGAGCTCAAGCTCGAGCTGGTGCCCAACTCGGGAATCGTCAACCGCTGCGGCCTGACGGGCTGCGCGGACGGACTGGTGTGCGCTCCCGGTGGCCGGTGCGTGGAGTGCGTGCAGGATGGGCAGTGCGGCGAAGGGATGATGTGCAAGGGCTTCCGCTGCGGCGCGGCGGGCCCCAGTTGCGGCGCCTGTGGGAATGACGGAAGCTGTGACAAGGGCTCCACCTGCCAACCCTTCTCCAACGGAAGCTCGGTCTGCGTGAAGGAGTGCACGGAGGCCGTGAACGAGGACGAGCAGGACTTCGCGGCGAACCGCTGCGAGGCGGGCTTCACCTGCCAGAAGGGCCGCTGCCTGCCGGACCCCTCGCGCTTCGTGGGCTGTGACGCGCTGGAGCGCTTGGGCGATGAGTGCGCGGACGACGCGCGCTGCCAGAAGCTGGGCCTGGCCAAGGGCATCTGCGTGGAGGGCCACTGCACGGTGCCCTGCACCGAGGACCTGGAGTGCCCGGACGTGTCTCATTGCCAGGACACCCGCTTCGGGCGGGTGTGCTCGGTGCTCACCCGGTAG
- a CDS encoding caspase family protein yields the protein MRTLLPILLAALTACATSSSPGTEKGGLVPLRLDEEALSSAYTPRRMALLVGISEFDDPHWRGLRYPAKDATDLAAAMLDPARGGFDQVRVLTRPEETTRAAILQALRQLRKEAHRPDDVVVVYFSAHGTLARDAAGELRRYLVTRDASYRAVAQTALAMDALKAEFDSLPSRRRLLVLASCHSGNGKSLLPKELEKELNGIKSGFYARPLEESSRASMVFAACDWGETAREDESLRNDIYTHFLIEGLGGGADRNADGAVTATEAHDYARRRTFAFTEGRQRPSAEIMEVGADPVVLSGSISRTGRPELFSYNPRLDGFTLKVDGEPRAELPGGAAVVPGKRTVELTKGGAVLVRREVEVDLGERLPLEHLLAEAFPRRSLSLLGGMFTFVDARSRSELLPMAPELAISLRLEDRPLRDFGLLFDVSFSTGRRALMLQPEDEVPFRYTTFSAGVALPYLWRWERLSLFAGPRVAALYLGRSFDVETSAGGQSFFTVSPGVVGGVVLRMGERLELMTQAQLMLTYVVVDGEGQAVGFTGAWAGVGYRF from the coding sequence GTGAGGACTCTCCTTCCCATCCTGTTGGCGGCGCTGACGGCCTGCGCGACCTCTTCGTCTCCTGGAACGGAGAAGGGAGGGCTCGTGCCTCTTCGGCTCGACGAGGAGGCGCTGTCCAGCGCGTACACGCCCCGGCGCATGGCGCTGCTGGTGGGCATCTCCGAGTTCGACGACCCCCACTGGCGCGGTCTGCGCTACCCGGCCAAGGACGCCACGGACCTGGCGGCGGCCATGCTGGACCCGGCGCGCGGAGGCTTCGACCAGGTGCGCGTCCTCACGCGCCCGGAAGAGACGACGCGCGCCGCCATCCTCCAGGCGCTCCGGCAGCTGCGCAAGGAGGCCCACCGTCCGGACGACGTGGTGGTCGTCTACTTCTCCGCGCACGGCACCCTGGCTCGCGACGCCGCGGGTGAGCTGCGCCGCTACCTGGTGACACGCGACGCGTCCTACCGGGCCGTGGCCCAGACGGCACTCGCCATGGACGCGCTCAAGGCGGAGTTCGATTCGCTCCCCAGCCGGCGGCGGCTCCTGGTGCTCGCGTCCTGTCACAGCGGCAACGGCAAGTCGCTGCTGCCCAAGGAGCTGGAGAAGGAGCTGAACGGCATCAAGTCGGGCTTCTACGCCCGGCCGCTGGAGGAGTCGTCGCGCGCCTCCATGGTGTTCGCCGCCTGTGACTGGGGCGAGACGGCGCGCGAGGACGAGAGCCTCCGCAACGACATCTACACGCACTTCCTCATCGAGGGACTTGGCGGTGGCGCGGACCGCAACGCGGACGGCGCCGTCACCGCGACGGAGGCCCACGACTACGCGCGCCGCCGCACCTTCGCCTTCACGGAAGGACGCCAGCGGCCCTCGGCGGAAATCATGGAAGTGGGCGCGGACCCCGTGGTGCTGTCGGGCAGCATCTCTCGCACGGGCCGGCCGGAGCTGTTCTCCTACAACCCTCGGCTGGATGGCTTCACGCTCAAGGTGGATGGAGAGCCTCGCGCGGAGCTGCCCGGCGGCGCGGCGGTGGTGCCCGGCAAACGCACGGTGGAGCTGACCAAGGGCGGCGCGGTGCTGGTGCGCCGCGAGGTGGAGGTGGACCTGGGCGAGCGGCTCCCCCTGGAGCACCTGCTGGCCGAGGCGTTCCCCCGGCGCTCGCTGTCCCTGCTCGGAGGCATGTTCACCTTCGTCGACGCGCGCAGCCGCTCCGAGCTGCTGCCCATGGCCCCCGAGCTCGCCATCTCCTTGCGGCTGGAGGACCGGCCGCTGCGCGACTTCGGGCTGCTGTTCGATGTGAGCTTCAGTACGGGCAGGCGTGCCCTCATGCTCCAACCCGAGGACGAGGTGCCTTTCCGCTACACCACCTTCTCCGCGGGGGTGGCGCTGCCCTACCTGTGGCGATGGGAGCGCTTGTCGCTATTCGCGGGACCGCGTGTGGCCGCCCTGTATCTGGGGCGGTCCTTTGATGTGGAGACATCCGCCGGTGGCCAGAGCTTCTTCACGGTCAGCCCCGGGGTGGTCGGAGGCGTGGTGCTGCGCATGGGTGAGCGGTTGGAGTTGATGACGCAGGCGCAGCTCATGCTCACGTACGTGGTCGTGGACGGGGAAGGACAGGCCGTGGGATTCACCGGCGCCTGGGCCGGTGTGGGGTACCGGTTCTGA